The Maylandia zebra isolate NMK-2024a linkage group LG1, Mzebra_GT3a, whole genome shotgun sequence DNA segment GCCCAGTTTCAGCTTTTAAACACACTCTCCTCTGTGTGTTCCCCAGCTCACTGTTTGCACACTGTGACTGAGGATAACCCAGAGCTGCTTTGTAGCATGAACACTGCTGTGCTCGGAGCCCTGGAGAATGTGCTGCTGTCATCTCAACCAGGCGTGACACAAACTCTCCTCAGGACACTGGCTGCAGGTACAATTTGTCccttttcatgtctttttttgttgttgttctaaaCTTAACCACAATTAGACAAATTGACCAGCACAGGAGTCTGTAAATTGTAATGTGTCAtaccccttcctgagcctgaaCTCTGTCTGATGTGTTGCTCAGGTACGCTGTGGAACATGAAGAGTAGTCTGCCTGCTGCTCGTCAGGCCGAGACCGTCAACGCTGTGGTAGCTACCTTATCACAATGCCTGGATTTGGATGCAGGTATGCTAATACCTGAACTTAGACAAGCAGAGGAGCTTCGCCACAGAAACGCCCCAGCTGTGTCAGACATAGAGGGCCAAGCTCCAGAAGAGCTCGCTGAGGAGGAGATGATTGAAGAGGAGGAAGCACCTAAACAGAAGAGGAATGGAAAAGCTGCAAAAGTTGATAATGACTTCTCTGACCTCTTGCCTGTACGTATTAACTCTTGCAATCTCTTAGGCCCATTTAGAGTTAAGAAAACCAAAGCAAGGACAGTTACAGTTGAGGAATTGGCTGTTTCATACCTCTAAACTGTCTGATCCGTTATATATGCATTGAATTAATTATGCTCTGCTTAGTATTAAAATTCTGTACTTTCAGCCTGTGGGCCTCTGGGCATAGAGGTTGAAATCAGTAAACCCTTATGTATTGCCATTTGCATTCTTCCACTCGTATGTAAAATAGTCTGAGATATTGACcagtattattttattatatgcacATTGTCTTCTAATTTATTCATCAGCACAGAGCATACGCTCTGTTTTGCACGAGAGCGTGGACAAGTGTTTTCAACtgtaaaaatgcaaatgtttgcaattaTGCTGAACAAAAAGTATATTCTACCTGAAGCAAAGCTTTTTAAAACTCAAAATTCCAATGTAAGCATCCACTGCAAAAATAAAGTATCATTTTGATTAAGGTTTAATTATAACATGGTGTACATTATGCTGTAATGATCCCTTAAAGTAAAACCATTGGTGGCTGCCTATTGGCTCATTCAGTACTTGACAGAGGGCATTTGGGGTAGAAGAGTTTATGGCTCTTATTATGCATTTTTCACTGGAAGAAAACTGACTTACTttcatttggctttttttagacCAATTTTAAGTGATTAGGGTTGGGGTTCTAATGACTCATAAGTCAAAGTTTAGGGCCATTTCTCAGgtgttttaaagggttaatctcAATTTGGTttcaagttttttgttgttagggtttctttgttttgtttttgaggtGCACATTAATGCCTGGTGAAAAGGTGGTGTGTGAGTCACGCTGAAATGTGAGCCAGAGCGACAGGGCAGACAAACTGTCGGGTTTAGGGGGGAGCAGATTAGGGACACCCAACAAGGTTCAGCTGAGGACCAACTTGTGGCTTCCACCAAGTTGACAGTCCCCAGACCTGACTCCGGCGAGACAGAGCTGTCCCTCTAAGCTCAGTCAGAGCCGAGGCCCTAGGATTGTGGGTGACATTCATGGTGACGTACCAGAATACCCTCTAATATTGCGGGTTGTTTGGGTTGTTCTAGTGTACTAGTATAAAGATTCATCTGGGGTAAACCATTTATTTATCatgcaaacacagttttacacTTATTCCTTCAGGAGCAACACCCTTGAACTGGGTTTTAATGCTCACTGCACCGCAAGAAGGACATAGTGGAATGCATCTGTagaattatttttctttgtggCAGTCAGCTGAACCCAGACTGGGTGATAAGAGTGCTAAAAGGCATTGTTTTAGTAGAATGTTGACTCACATGGCTGATTGTTTTTGTCCAGAGGGGGAAGGAGGAGCTGAGGGAGGCAACGGCCTTGCTGACAGCCCAGCAAACGTCCTTGGAGATCATCGTCAACATGTGCTGCTCTGACGGTGAGTGGTGTGGCCACGGACAGCCATGCTGACCCCAGGCACTTTTCATCAAATATATTTCCTATGACACAGTCACCAACTATGTGTTTGTCTATCAGAGAAACTGTTATAGCAAGAAATGCACACAAAGGTCTCATttgagaacattaaaaaaaaaaaatcttcattgTTAATTTCTCTAATTAActctctgtgtgtgcacatgttcaGACCCTTCTGATGACGAGTGGGAGGAGGAATCAAGCAGTGATGAAAGTGACATGGGTCCCGATGGTCTTTGTGATGGAGTGTCCAATCTGATGTCTCCATTGTGCTTGTCAGCTGAAGTTCATGGGGCTTTGATCAACCACAGCATACCACAAAAGGCAAATGACAGTCTGATTCTTCAGTCACATCTCAGCCAGTTCATCATCAAAGCTTTGACGCGCTTGTGAATGTTGTTAAGCTGTCATTTTAGCTTGCATTGCTGTAAATACAAATTTCAGATTAGATTGATTATGTGGTGAACCTCACCCATCTTCTCCCCCAGGCTGAATGGATTGCGTTGTTTGTGCAGTTTCATAGAGAACTCACTTTCACATACAGTTTATATGCACCTACGCAGCCACTCCCAAATGTAAAAGGGCTGCCATAATATTCcatattttcctgtttttaaggTTCTGAAGAAAACAGAGTTCCCTAAAAAGGAAACTGTGAATTTGTGCCATCAAAATCCCTCCTGGAGAGGCCTGATAAAAAAGTAATCCTCCTCTCTTCTTCCATTGAACTTCACTGTCTGAGTTTAACtatctttattctttctcatttataaataaaaaaaaatttttttaaagtctctaaatttttaaataaaaagtctCACCTTCTTTTTAGGATGGAGCGCGTTCAATCCCGGGCACTGACTTGCCTCCACAGTATCCTCTCCACCATGGATGCAGAGTCTTTGGGTGGTGCAACAGCCCTGCAGGAAGCAGCACAGCATCTCTCCTCTATGGTCTTTGGTGCTCCAGGTCTCACATTAATAAAACTTCTTCTGCAGTATTATAGTAccatttgttatttttctatttaaagAAGGCAAAAAAGTGAGTATGCATTTGTGAGAAAGGAAACTACAAATCGAAACTATGTTTCTTTCAGAGATTCCCAAAGACGAGGAGTTTCTAGAGGCTGTCATCAGCGCCATGCGATCTCTTTTACAGATGATTGCCTCCAAAAATATCCCACAGGTAGATAAGACGCCACTATTTAAATAAACAGCTAAATCAGTTTTGGTGATTACAAAAAGAGGTCAAAGTCTGTGCAGCCGAGGTCGAGGTATCCCGACTTTTAGCTGCTAGCTGAGGgtaaatgataaaaatgctTGATTCTACATTTCCCTGTGCCTAATTATATAGTCTTTGTTATCATGGCTGCAGAACACATGACAGGAGTGTACAGGTTGAATAATACTCCATATGTTAGTTCCGTCTTTGGTAACTGCATAAAAACAGACCTGAATGTAAAATTTCCGCCTTGAACTGAACTTTAAAATCCACTGCCACTTCACACTTGCTTCTGTTGACAGTTTTTGTTCCTGACAGCTCAGTATCTATGTGTttggcttttgtttttgctagTGTATGACCCCCCAGCAGCTGATGAGCTTGAGCGAAACGGCCACCCGCTGTGATGTTGTCAGCGTGAGGGTCAACGCCGTCGCCATTCTTGGCATCACTGGCAGCACATTAGCCAAAGAGAAGGGCACTGCAGAAACCCTGCAGgtatctctttctctcatttattCTTTTGGAAAAGTTGTTCTTCCTCTAAGAACCTCTTCTTCCACAGATGATCGGAAATGCGTTGCTTCAAGTTGCCACAAAGGATCCTGAACTCGTTGTAAATGGAGAAGCCCTTGATGCTTTGTTTGATGTGTTTGCGGATGGAGAGGAGGCAgagacagctgcaaaaaacatcAGTCTGCTGCCTGCACTGAAGGCACTACAGCCTGTCTTCAAGACCAAGGTACCAAAGATAAATTCATCTTTACTGATCTGTGTGCTTGATAATTTCTCAATATTTTTTCagctatgcttttttttttttttctcccctggaAATATACGAagcacctttatttttttcttatctcGCCACTGCATTGTGTGAATTCTCCTTTGAAt contains these protein-coding regions:
- the heatr3 gene encoding HEAT repeat-containing protein 3 — translated: MGKSKTTKFKRPQFNSVGLPVTVVKEGDGEEEEHGDDSCPAAELLEKLQSPSADVREFACASISRVVQQSQTIPGFLQRDAVRRLGPMLLDRSLAVRETATGALRNLSACGGQEVCEDMVKHDIMTPLTALLRECCAGFESAIVSMKDQSNAVEDVANEAVHLLWNLCESSSQALSVFNKSGLLDVVVQCLEKHPHNLELAISAAHCLHTVTEDNPELLCSMNTAVLGALENVLLSSQPGVTQTLLRTLAAGTLWNMKSSLPAARQAETVNAVVATLSQCLDLDAGMLIPELRQAEELRHRNAPAVSDIEGQAPEELAEEEMIEEEEAPKQKRNGKAAKVDNDFSDLLPRGKEELREATALLTAQQTSLEIIVNMCCSDDPSDDEWEEESSSDESDMGPDGLCDGVSNLMSPLCLSAEVHGALINHSIPQKVLKKTEFPKKETVNLCHQNPSWRGLIKKMERVQSRALTCLHSILSTMDAESLGGATALQEAAQHLSSMVFGAPEIPKDEEFLEAVISAMRSLLQMIASKNIPQCMTPQQLMSLSETATRCDVVSVRVNAVAILGITGSTLAKEKGTAETLQMIGNALLQVATKDPELVVNGEALDALFDVFADGEEAETAAKNISLLPALKALQPVFKTKIRKEGKGKYSPQQLCVLDNIRVNLRRFIGYLEKVLKK